One Stratiformator vulcanicus genomic window, CCGCGACCCACTGGCTTCCATCCCGATAGAGCGTGTTGGAGGCACCGATCTGCATGACATCGTCGTCGGCCCGGGCCGCCGCGCGAACGGCTTCCTCCTTGTGAGGAATCGTTACGCTGAACCCATCAAAGCCCAGCGTCGCGTAGTCTGCGAAGGCCGAGGCGAATGACCCCTTGGGAACCAAGAGCGGGAGATAGACGGCGTCGAGCCGGGAATCGCGGAGCAATTGATTGTGCAGCCTCGGGCTCTTGCTGTGCCCGATCGGATCGCCCATCACACCGAACAGTTGGGTCTTTGCCGTGATCCGCTCGTAGAAGTACTCGTGCTGCATCTGATCGAACGAAACCTGGCCCGGAGCCATGACCCGGTCCTGGCTGAACGAGGCATAGGTGAACGGGGCCCCGTAGCGGCCGCACAGGACGCGACTAAGTAGCCCGAGTTCGCCCATGCAGAAGCCAACCGTGGGAATCGACGCGCGACGCACGAGGTTGAGCATCCGCACGTTGTCGGAGGGGTGAAGCGCGGTCGTCACGATTTTGACGACGTCGGCATCACAGTCGGCAAGCCGGCGATGAATCTCGTCGATATTGTCCGGCGTTTCGGAGAAGTCGTGATAGCTGACGATCCGCTGCGTGTCGCCGTGACGGGGGATTCGTTTCGCGGCGTCCTCTTCAAGGTCGACATATTCGGCGCCCTCGATGATCGCCTGGCGGAGCAGGCCGAGGCGTTGCTCCTCCGACCCGGCCCAGCGACCCTGATCAGCCGGGCGTCGGCAGGTCACGACGGTCGGGACCGGCCGATCCTTGAGCAATCGCGGAAGATCTGGCGACTTCTTGAGCCAGTCGATCCGCAGCTCCAACAACTTCGCGCGCCGCTCGAACAGCGCGTGCTGTTCGGCAATCATCATCTCATGCCGGGTCCGGCCGATACTGACACAAATCATCGAAATCGGTTTTCAAGTGCGGAAGTCGGGCGAGGATGGTCCGCAACGCCCGAGAATTCAAGCGATGCGACGAAGCCCGCCGGCAGTAATGCGCGACCCCTCAAAGCGATCTCGCAGGAAATACATCGGAATTTTGAACCCCGCCTTCGCTCGTAACGACCTATTGACAGCACGATGAAACGCACCGCCCACACGATCCTCGACGAATATCTCGTCCTCGCCGCCCAGCAGGGTGATGAGATGGCGATGTCGCGGCTCGTCGGGCGGTTCGACGAACCCTTCCGGCGATAC contains:
- the aroE gene encoding shikimate dehydrogenase, whose translation is MICVSIGRTRHEMMIAEQHALFERRAKLLELRIDWLKKSPDLPRLLKDRPVPTVVTCRRPADQGRWAGSEEQRLGLLRQAIIEGAEYVDLEEDAAKRIPRHGDTQRIVSYHDFSETPDNIDEIHRRLADCDADVVKIVTTALHPSDNVRMLNLVRRASIPTVGFCMGELGLLSRVLCGRYGAPFTYASFSQDRVMAPGQVSFDQMQHEYFYERITAKTQLFGVMGDPIGHSKSPRLHNQLLRDSRLDAVYLPLLVPKGSFASAFADYATLGFDGFSVTIPHKEEAVRAAARADDDVMQIGASNTLYRDGSQWVAANTDYTAALSSLVDAIRETDPDATVSGKRAIILGSGGVARAVAVGLIRSGALVTITGRTRPKAEKLAAEIGCHIVSWENRSSETYEVVVNCTPVGMHPNVDETPFPDNAFSEHGVAFDTIYTPENTLFLKQARSRGCLTVSGLEMFVRQAAAQFELFTGLPASLPLLRRDLRREISAARLPS